A single window of Deltaproteobacteria bacterium DNA harbors:
- a CDS encoding aldehyde ferredoxin oxidoreductase family protein — protein sequence MTGTLLRVDLSTGKISKEPIAEGLWRQFIGGRGLGTKLLMDNMDPRTDALSPNNPLIFACGPLTGTFAPTGGRYMVITKSPLTDGVACSNSGGYWGPALRYSGYDFLMIEGAAKEPVYLWIHDDAVEIRSAKHVWGKLVADTEDILRQDTHPDARVALIGPAGENLSRVACVMNDKGRAAGRSGVGAVMGSKNLKAVVAYGTKGLRIVKPREFAVVTRKVIADVANSPVSSGLSMLGTAGTVGYMNMVGMLPTNNFQTGIFHGADKVNGERVKKDFMTRTRGCHSCTISCGRVTKITGHGSLDGHGEGPEYETIFGLGTTCGVDNLAAIIKANYLCNELGMDTIEAGCAIATAMELAEKGYLPAKDVGFALKFGDAEALINLMDAMAYRKGFGDALAEGGYRVAERYGHPELFIGSKKQAFAAYDPRGSVGMGLGYATSNRGACHLRGYAVSLEHFGNPVKLNPFTPNEKAMWLTILQNGTSFVDASGVCLFSTMAMTPEGLPSMVSEATGFDISPDEAQLIGDRIWNLERLFNNQAGMTRKDDSLPPRMLNDPLTEGPSAGHVVPLEQMLTEYYAQRGWDTEGRPTKEKLAQLGLV from the coding sequence ATGACGGGCACGCTGCTTCGGGTCGACCTCAGCACCGGCAAGATCAGCAAGGAGCCGATCGCCGAAGGGCTGTGGCGGCAATTCATCGGTGGTCGCGGCCTCGGCACCAAACTGCTGATGGACAACATGGACCCGCGCACCGACGCGTTGAGTCCGAACAATCCACTGATCTTCGCCTGCGGTCCACTGACCGGCACGTTCGCTCCCACCGGTGGACGGTACATGGTGATCACCAAGTCGCCGCTGACGGACGGCGTGGCTTGCTCCAACTCCGGCGGCTATTGGGGGCCGGCGCTGCGCTACTCGGGCTACGACTTTCTGATGATAGAAGGCGCGGCGAAGGAACCGGTGTATCTCTGGATTCATGACGATGCGGTCGAGATTCGCAGCGCCAAGCACGTGTGGGGCAAGTTGGTTGCAGACACGGAAGACATCTTGCGCCAAGACACCCATCCGGATGCGCGCGTCGCTTTGATCGGGCCGGCGGGCGAGAATTTGTCGCGTGTCGCTTGCGTGATGAACGACAAGGGCCGCGCGGCGGGGCGGTCTGGTGTCGGCGCGGTGATGGGCTCGAAGAATCTCAAGGCGGTGGTCGCGTACGGAACCAAAGGTTTGCGCATCGTCAAGCCGCGCGAGTTCGCGGTGGTGACGCGCAAGGTGATCGCGGACGTCGCGAACTCTCCGGTGAGCTCCGGATTGAGCATGCTCGGCACGGCGGGGACCGTCGGCTACATGAACATGGTTGGCATGTTGCCGACCAACAACTTTCAGACCGGCATCTTTCACGGTGCGGACAAGGTCAACGGTGAGCGTGTCAAGAAGGACTTCATGACCCGCACTCGCGGTTGTCATAGCTGCACCATCAGTTGCGGCCGGGTTACCAAGATCACCGGCCACGGCTCGCTCGATGGCCACGGCGAAGGGCCCGAGTACGAGACGATCTTCGGCCTCGGCACCACCTGTGGCGTGGACAACCTCGCCGCCATCATCAAGGCGAACTATCTGTGCAACGAGCTGGGCATGGATACAATCGAGGCCGGTTGCGCGATCGCTACCGCGATGGAGTTGGCGGAGAAGGGCTACCTGCCGGCGAAGGACGTTGGCTTCGCGTTGAAGTTCGGCGACGCCGAGGCGTTGATCAACTTGATGGACGCGATGGCGTATCGAAAAGGATTCGGTGACGCGCTGGCGGAAGGCGGCTACCGGGTCGCCGAGCGCTATGGTCATCCGGAACTGTTCATCGGCTCTAAGAAGCAGGCGTTCGCGGCGTACGATCCGCGCGGTTCGGTCGGCATGGGGCTGGGCTATGCGACGTCGAATCGTGGCGCGTGTCACTTGCGTGGCTATGCGGTGTCGCTCGAACACTTTGGCAATCCCGTGAAGCTCAATCCGTTCACTCCCAACGAGAAGGCGATGTGGCTGACGATCCTGCAGAACGGGACGTCGTTCGTTGATGCCAGCGGTGTGTGCCTGTTCTCAACGATGGCGATGACGCCGGAAGGGTTGCCCAGCATGGTGAGCGAGGCAACCGGCTTCGACATCAGCCCCGACGAGGCGCAGTTGATCGGCGATCGCATCTGGAACTTGGAGCGGCTGTTCAACAATCAAGCGGGGATGACCAGGAAGGACGACAGCCTGCCGCCGCGGATGCTGAACGATCCGTTGACCGAAGGACCATCGGCCGGGCACGTCGTGCCGCTGGAGCAGATGCTG
- a CDS encoding AAC(3) family N-acetyltransferase, translating to MNRDDVRKLFERLNVRGNQIVVHASLSAFGEVEGSAPTVCNALIEAVGDGTILVPAFTYAETLIGLRPGRTVAFHPDLPVSREIGAIAEAFRRVPGVLRSSHPTHSFAAYGRNARDLLSTQRDNNVMGPMKKLNIAQGQLLLLGTTLRTVTAIHLAEERLQVPYLSRRSAIRLNAAGYEERVVLENVPGCSTAFDRLEARLDPAKVLSIPLANGIARKIPVRYLVNLATSALEADPAVFVCEQPDCGSCTAKRDALAGGTRYASSK from the coding sequence ATGAATCGAGACGATGTGAGAAAACTGTTCGAGCGACTCAACGTGCGCGGCAACCAGATCGTCGTGCATGCGTCGCTGTCCGCCTTTGGCGAAGTCGAAGGCAGTGCGCCGACGGTCTGCAACGCCCTGATCGAGGCGGTCGGTGACGGGACCATTCTGGTGCCGGCATTCACGTATGCCGAGACGTTGATCGGCCTCCGCCCCGGCCGCACCGTGGCGTTTCATCCCGATCTGCCCGTCAGTCGTGAGATCGGCGCGATTGCCGAGGCCTTCCGCCGCGTGCCCGGAGTCCTGCGCAGCAGTCATCCGACCCACTCCTTCGCCGCCTATGGCCGCAACGCGCGGGATCTACTCTCGACCCAACGCGACAACAACGTGATGGGACCGATGAAGAAGCTCAACATCGCGCAAGGTCAATTGCTGCTGCTCGGCACCACGTTGCGCACAGTCACCGCGATTCATCTTGCGGAAGAGCGGCTGCAGGTGCCGTATCTCTCACGTCGCTCCGCCATCCGCCTCAACGCCGCCGGCTACGAAGAGCGCGTGGTGCTGGAGAACGTCCCCGGTTGCAGCACCGCGTTCGATCGCCTCGAAGCCCGCCTCGATCCGGCCAAGGTGCTGTCGATACCGCTCGCCAACGGTATCGCGCGAAAGATTCCGGTCCGCTACTTGGTGAACCTCGCCACCAGCGCCCTCGAAGCCGATCCGGCCGTGTTCGTCTGCGAGCAGCCCGACTGTGGCAGTTGCACGGCCAAGCGAGACGCGCTCGCCGGCGGCACGCGCTACGCGAGTTCAAAATAG
- a CDS encoding uroporphyrinogen-III synthase yields the protein MPAAALTGLVVLALESRRASEIAELIRRHGGTPLIAPALREVPLDENQPAFAFLAQLEQAAIDIVILLTGVGTRTLAAAIEPRCAHDRFADLLRRVKLVARGPKPVAVLREFGLTPAVTIPEPNTWREILATLDRDLPVRGLRVAVQEYGVPNPELCDGLRQRGATVTTVPVYRWALPEDTEPLRTAVAELVAGRVDIGLFTSATQVEHLALIANQEGVDPSRLRTAFQHVLIASIGPVCSAALRAHGLPPDIEPEHSKMGHLVAAAARSGSALLHSKRGA from the coding sequence ATGCCCGCCGCCGCGCTGACCGGGTTGGTCGTCCTCGCACTCGAAAGCCGGCGCGCCAGCGAGATCGCCGAACTGATCCGGCGTCACGGCGGCACGCCGCTGATCGCCCCGGCGCTGCGTGAGGTACCGCTCGACGAGAACCAGCCGGCGTTCGCCTTTCTCGCGCAACTCGAACAGGCCGCAATCGACATCGTCATTCTGCTCACCGGTGTCGGCACTCGCACGCTCGCCGCGGCGATTGAACCGCGCTGCGCGCACGATCGCTTCGCCGACTTGCTCCGCCGCGTAAAGTTGGTGGCGCGCGGACCCAAGCCGGTCGCGGTTCTGCGCGAGTTCGGCCTGACGCCAGCGGTGACTATTCCTGAACCCAACACGTGGCGTGAGATCCTTGCCACGCTCGACCGCGACCTGCCGGTCCGCGGTCTGCGCGTCGCGGTACAAGAATACGGAGTGCCCAATCCCGAATTGTGCGACGGCTTGCGCCAGCGCGGCGCGACCGTCACCACCGTGCCCGTCTATCGCTGGGCGTTGCCGGAGGACACTGAGCCCCTGCGCACTGCCGTCGCCGAACTCGTTGCCGGTCGGGTCGACATCGGCCTGTTCACCAGCGCGACCCAGGTCGAGCATCTCGCACTGATCGCGAACCAAGAGGGCGTCGATCCGTCCCGCTTACGGACCGCATTCCAGCACGTGCTGATCGCGTCCATCGGGCCCGTGTGTAGCGCCGCATTGCGGGCGCACGGGTTGCCGCCGGACATCGAGCCCGAGCATTCGAAGATGGGCCACCTCGTGGCAGCGGCGGCACGGAGCGGATCCGCGTTGCTGCACTCAAAGCGTGGAGCCTAG
- the hemE gene encoding uroporphyrinogen decarboxylase, producing MRDHPFLKACRREATPFTPIWLMRQAGRYMPEYRAVRDKLSFLELCHNPDAAAEVTVTAVERLGVDAAIIFADILLVLEPMGIGLEFSSGDGPLIKHPVRTGSDVDRLPEIDPRQSLPFVFEAVRRATAALRVPLIGFAGAPFTIASYIVEGGASRNYIHTKALMYRDPGAWHALMAKLTRVVVTYLNGQIAAGAHAVQLFDSWVGCLAPIDYREYVQPHMRDLIRGITPNVPVIHFGTGTSGLLELMRDAGGTVLGVDWRVDLAGAWQRIGHDVAVQGNLDPVALFAPPAEIRRRTAALLDSVRGRPGHIFNLGHGILPETPVDHVRLLIDTVHELSAPREA from the coding sequence GTGCGCGATCACCCGTTTCTCAAAGCCTGCCGCCGCGAGGCGACACCGTTCACGCCGATCTGGCTGATGCGGCAGGCCGGCCGCTACATGCCCGAGTATCGCGCGGTGCGCGACAAGCTGAGCTTCCTCGAATTGTGCCACAACCCGGACGCCGCCGCCGAGGTGACCGTCACGGCGGTCGAGCGACTCGGCGTCGATGCGGCGATCATCTTCGCGGATATCTTGCTCGTGCTCGAACCGATGGGGATCGGACTCGAATTCAGCAGCGGCGATGGCCCGCTGATCAAGCATCCAGTGCGCACCGGAAGCGATGTCGATCGGCTGCCCGAGATTGACCCGCGGCAGTCACTGCCCTTCGTCTTCGAGGCCGTGCGCCGCGCCACCGCCGCGCTGCGCGTGCCGCTGATCGGCTTCGCTGGCGCACCGTTTACGATCGCCTCGTATATCGTCGAAGGCGGCGCGTCGCGCAATTACATCCACACCAAGGCCTTGATGTACCGCGATCCGGGCGCGTGGCACGCGCTGATGGCAAAGCTCACGCGTGTGGTCGTGACGTATCTTAACGGCCAGATCGCGGCCGGCGCGCACGCGGTGCAATTGTTCGATAGTTGGGTCGGCTGTCTCGCTCCCATCGACTATCGCGAGTACGTGCAGCCACACATGCGCGATCTGATCCGTGGGATCACGCCGAACGTGCCGGTCATTCACTTCGGCACCGGCACCAGCGGGTTGCTCGAACTGATGCGCGACGCCGGCGGCACGGTGCTCGGCGTCGATTGGCGTGTCGATCTCGCCGGCGCTTGGCAACGCATCGGCCACGACGTGGCGGTGCAAGGGAATCTCGACCCGGTCGCGTTGTTCGCGCCACCGGCCGAGATTCGGCGACGCACCGCTGCGTTGCTCGATTCAGTTCGCGGCCGGCCGGGACACATCTTCAACCTCGGTCACGGCATTCTGCCGGAGACACCGGTCGATCATGTGCGTCTTCTGATCGACACGGTGCACGAGCTGAGCGCACCCCGTGAGGCGTGA
- the hemH gene encoding ferrochelatase, with amino-acid sequence MPEPFDSILLIAFGGPTQPDEVRPFLANVTRGRFLPPPRLEAVAHHYELIGGRSPLNQLTFRQAAALTVELRARGLALPVFVGMRNWHPFLHETLAKMAAAGHRRTVGLILSAQQSEAGWQRYVQDVADARAVVSEAPEVAFAPPWPTHPLFIEAVAERTAVALTTIADGERDRVHLIFTAHSIPTAMANGSPYIAQIEAGASAVAQRLGHRGWSVAYQSRSGNPQDPWLEPDIGNALRALAANGVRSVVVSPIGFVCDHVEVLYDLDIEARAVAEQLGIHFARAAAVNDDPSFIRMLAELVRTRVDSTRPAPGTASSTWNVHE; translated from the coding sequence ATGCCTGAACCATTCGACTCGATCTTGCTGATCGCGTTCGGCGGCCCGACACAACCCGACGAGGTGCGGCCGTTCCTTGCCAACGTCACACGCGGGCGATTTCTTCCGCCGCCCCGGCTGGAAGCCGTCGCGCATCACTACGAACTGATCGGTGGCCGGTCGCCGCTCAATCAGTTGACCTTTCGTCAAGCGGCCGCGCTCACGGTGGAGTTGCGCGCACGTGGCCTGGCCCTGCCCGTCTTCGTCGGCATGCGCAACTGGCATCCGTTTCTCCACGAGACGCTCGCCAAGATGGCAGCGGCCGGCCATCGTCGCACGGTCGGCTTGATTCTCTCCGCGCAACAGAGCGAGGCCGGCTGGCAACGCTATGTCCAGGATGTCGCCGATGCGCGCGCGGTGGTGAGCGAAGCGCCGGAAGTCGCATTCGCACCGCCGTGGCCGACGCACCCGCTGTTCATCGAAGCCGTCGCCGAGCGCACCGCTGTGGCGTTGACTACCATCGCGGACGGCGAACGCGACCGTGTCCATTTGATCTTCACGGCGCACAGCATACCCACCGCGATGGCAAATGGATCTCCCTACATCGCGCAAATCGAGGCCGGTGCCAGCGCCGTAGCACAGCGTCTCGGGCATCGCGGTTGGTCCGTGGCGTATCAGAGCCGCAGCGGTAATCCGCAGGATCCCTGGCTGGAGCCCGACATCGGCAACGCACTGCGGGCTCTCGCTGCGAACGGCGTCCGCAGCGTGGTGGTGTCGCCGATCGGTTTTGTGTGCGACCACGTCGAGGTGCTGTACGACCTCGACATCGAAGCGCGCGCGGTCGCGGAGCAACTCGGCATCCACTTCGCCCGGGCGGCGGCGGTGAACGATGATCCTTCCTTCATTCGCATGCTGGCTGAATTGGTGCGGACGAGGGTAGATTCGACGCGCCCGGCGCCAGGGACGGCTTCCTCCACCTGGAATGTGCATGAGTGA
- the hemG gene encoding protoporphyrinogen oxidase, which yields MSDTRPAHHRVTVVGAGIAGLAAAHRLVELSRERNQPINLSLLEAAKRPGGSIATERIDGFVIEAGPDSFISEKPWALQLCDRIGLTPRLVRTRDEHRRTYVVHNGRLHSLPDGFLLLAPTQFWPLITTQLFTWPGKLRMALDLVLPRGAQRTDESLGSFVTRRLGHEALERVAQPLIGGIYTADPDDLSLAATMPRFLEMERRDRSVIWAMWRQQRRQPAATRAASGARWSLFVSVDDGMQTVVDTLAQRLPEGVLRCDTDVTAITRASESMEWQLHLNDGTRAAADAVVLATPAHRSATLLRETAPTLSEALSRIPYASSATVSLAYPLAAFPRPLDGFGFVVPLIESRAIIACTYSSIKYPGRAPNGHVLLRAFVGGALQRERFDADDATMVTSVRQELTALLGVSDAPLFTRVHRHHQAMPQYRVGHLERMARINREVAALGALSLAGNAYRGVGIPDCIHSGEQAAESVLSHLASRQG from the coding sequence ATGAGTGACACTCGCCCCGCTCACCACCGCGTTACCGTCGTCGGCGCGGGCATTGCCGGCCTCGCTGCAGCACATCGCCTGGTAGAGCTGAGTCGCGAACGCAATCAACCGATCAATCTGTCGCTGCTCGAGGCGGCGAAGCGTCCCGGTGGTTCGATCGCAACCGAGCGGATCGACGGCTTTGTGATCGAGGCGGGACCGGATTCGTTCATCTCCGAGAAGCCGTGGGCGTTGCAGCTCTGCGACCGCATTGGTCTGACGCCGCGGCTGGTGCGCACCCGCGACGAGCACCGCCGCACCTACGTCGTGCACAACGGCCGCTTGCACTCGTTGCCCGATGGATTCCTCTTGCTCGCGCCGACGCAGTTCTGGCCATTGATCACCACGCAGCTGTTCACGTGGCCGGGCAAGCTGCGCATGGCGCTCGATCTTGTTTTGCCGCGCGGCGCTCAACGCACCGACGAGAGCCTCGGCTCATTCGTCACGCGCCGTCTCGGGCACGAAGCATTGGAACGCGTCGCGCAGCCGTTGATTGGTGGCATCTACACGGCCGATCCCGATGATCTCAGCCTTGCGGCGACCATGCCGCGCTTCCTAGAAATGGAGCGGCGCGACCGCAGCGTGATCTGGGCGATGTGGCGCCAGCAGCGCCGGCAGCCGGCCGCTACGCGCGCGGCCAGTGGCGCGCGCTGGAGCTTGTTCGTCAGCGTCGACGACGGCATGCAGACGGTCGTCGACACGCTCGCGCAACGTTTGCCCGAAGGCGTGCTGCGCTGCGACACTGATGTCACCGCCATCACGCGCGCTTCTGAATCCATGGAGTGGCAACTGCACCTCAATGACGGGACCCGGGCCGCTGCCGATGCGGTTGTCCTCGCGACGCCAGCGCATCGTAGCGCGACGCTGCTACGCGAAACGGCGCCCACTCTCAGCGAAGCGCTGAGCCGCATTCCGTACGCGTCGTCGGCGACCGTGAGTCTGGCGTATCCGCTCGCGGCCTTTCCACGACCGCTCGATGGCTTCGGCTTCGTCGTGCCGCTGATCGAGTCGCGGGCGATCATCGCCTGCACCTACAGCAGCATCAAGTATCCCGGCCGCGCGCCGAACGGGCATGTGCTGCTGCGCGCATTCGTCGGCGGCGCGTTACAACGCGAGCGCTTCGATGCCGACGACGCGACGATGGTGACAAGCGTTCGCCAAGAATTAACGGCGCTGCTCGGCGTGTCGGACGCTCCGTTGTTCACGCGCGTGCATCGACATCATCAAGCGATGCCCCAGTATCGTGTCGGTCATCTGGAGCGCATGGCACGGATCAATCGCGAGGTCGCAGCGCTCGGCGCCCTCTCCCTTGCCGGCAACGCCTATCGCGGCGTCGGCATCCCCGACTGCATTCATTCGGGCGAGCAAGCGGCAGAGTCCGTGCTGAGCCACCTCGCGTCCCGGCAAGGGTAG
- a CDS encoding GNAT family N-acetyltransferase — translation MIAPCRVKDIDAVLDLWKRAGAAPSVTDDGEGVRRRLKRDRQLFVLAWAGARLAGSLIGGWDGWRASMARLAVDPAYRRHGIAKRLVAAVEAQLRQMGAKRIGCIVLEGNEGGTAFWRAAGYWRDAQTRRYVKDLS, via the coding sequence GTGATTGCCCCGTGTCGGGTGAAGGACATCGACGCGGTCCTCGATCTGTGGAAGCGCGCCGGTGCGGCACCTAGCGTGACCGACGACGGCGAGGGAGTGCGACGACGGCTCAAACGCGACCGGCAGCTGTTTGTGCTGGCGTGGGCTGGCGCGCGTCTGGCCGGCAGCCTCATCGGTGGATGGGACGGTTGGCGGGCGAGCATGGCCAGGCTTGCAGTCGATCCGGCGTATCGCCGTCACGGCATCGCAAAACGTCTCGTCGCCGCGGTCGAAGCACAGCTCCGTCAGATGGGCGCCAAGCGAATCGGGTGCATCGTGCTCGAAGGCAACGAGGGCGGCACCGCATTCTGGCGCGCCGCGGGGTACTGGCGCGATGCGCAAACGCGCCGCTATGTGAAGGATCTCTCCTGA
- a CDS encoding DUF309 domain-containing protein encodes MSDDGSDRSVRSVGSVIPDPGPRARYTARPFPAYRYVPGVHPHPTRDPRGHSYEPNPTLHRHAAWQPEQWRTLEAWLFGVDLFNAHYFWEAHEAWEGLWAAMPRDSEPALLLQGLIQIAAALLKVHIGTLAGVQILSVEGLDKLAHVAEQTPRMLGLDLQDVMASLRAYFAPADRGVLPELNAAPLIRLAESSLER; translated from the coding sequence ATGAGTGATGACGGATCCGACCGATCGGTCCGATCGGTCGGATCCGTCATCCCCGACCCCGGGCCGCGTGCGCGCTACACCGCGCGCCCGTTTCCCGCCTACCGCTACGTGCCCGGCGTGCACCCCCATCCGACTCGCGATCCACGCGGGCACTCGTACGAACCGAACCCTACACTGCATCGGCACGCCGCGTGGCAACCGGAGCAGTGGCGGACGTTGGAGGCGTGGCTGTTCGGCGTCGATCTGTTCAACGCGCACTATTTCTGGGAAGCGCACGAAGCCTGGGAGGGCTTGTGGGCGGCGATGCCACGCGACAGCGAGCCCGCCCTGTTGCTCCAAGGGCTGATCCAGATCGCCGCGGCGCTGCTGAAGGTGCACATCGGCACACTGGCCGGCGTCCAGATATTGTCCGTCGAAGGACTCGACAAGCTCGCGCATGTCGCCGAGCAGACGCCGCGCATGCTCGGACTCGATCTGCAGGATGTCATGGCGTCGCTGCGCGCCTACTTCGCGCCCGCTGACCGCGGGGTGTTGCCCGAACTGAATGCTGCTCCGCTGATTCGTCTTGCGGAGTCATCGCTGGAACGGTAA
- a CDS encoding DUF1800 family protein — translation MPIDPNAPLSLADARQLLRRAGFGGTPTTINNLLLRTATRGAAADGMLRFPARNLKPIGADMTKVRHSWIRTMFFTAYPLRDKLVLFWHDHFATSAVKVTNPKLMYTQIGLLYLYYKGNFKDFVKAINKDPAMIEFLDTQNNNKQEPNENYARELQELFTLGVKDLNGNNNYAQEDVAQIARAFTGWRRNLTTVKAEFHPSSHDFMANFPSRGPKVIYKNNPAFGAGGAAYAANAGEEGPQEIDTVIDKIFLHQDSDGKNTVARYIANKLFTYLCHSQPTIPVIDEIIAFSSFDTFFDIGALVKGIICHDEFYATEAAPAPYTATTKKSVKWPVDYVMSTLRLLGVRPYAVDFAIRGGSYADVVDHMDAMGQLLLEPPSVFGWDWETSWVSSTTLLARCTFARDVVAARDRNVYGFRPELIKISLSPKVFLIDLTDPTDILTNAAKYLGIDDQLSTDDVAALVTYLRDDGQGGQYTTLDLHDYNIRNTKLYGLFGILLQSPAYQIH, via the coding sequence ATGCCTATCGATCCCAACGCACCTCTGAGCCTGGCCGATGCGCGGCAGTTGCTGCGTCGCGCCGGCTTCGGCGGAACGCCGACCACTATCAACAACCTATTGCTACGCACAGCGACGCGCGGCGCCGCCGCCGACGGGATGCTGAGGTTCCCCGCGCGCAACCTCAAGCCTATCGGCGCCGACATGACGAAGGTGCGCCATAGCTGGATCCGCACGATGTTTTTCACGGCCTATCCGCTTCGAGACAAGCTCGTCCTCTTTTGGCACGACCACTTCGCCACCAGCGCCGTCAAGGTCACCAATCCCAAACTGATGTACACTCAGATCGGCCTGCTCTATCTCTACTACAAGGGCAATTTCAAAGACTTCGTGAAAGCGATCAACAAGGACCCGGCGATGATCGAGTTCCTCGACACGCAAAACAATAACAAGCAAGAACCCAACGAGAACTATGCCCGCGAGTTGCAAGAGCTGTTCACCTTGGGCGTGAAGGATCTCAACGGCAACAACAACTACGCGCAAGAAGACGTTGCGCAGATCGCGCGCGCCTTCACCGGCTGGCGCCGCAACCTGACCACGGTCAAGGCGGAATTCCACCCGTCCAGCCACGACTTCATGGCCAACTTTCCCAGCCGCGGCCCCAAGGTCATCTATAAGAACAATCCCGCCTTCGGTGCTGGCGGCGCGGCCTATGCCGCAAACGCCGGTGAGGAAGGGCCGCAGGAAATCGACACGGTCATCGACAAGATCTTCCTCCACCAAGACAGCGACGGCAAGAATACTGTCGCCCGCTACATCGCCAACAAGCTGTTCACCTACCTCTGCCACTCCCAGCCGACGATCCCAGTGATCGACGAGATCATCGCGTTCTCCAGCTTCGACACCTTCTTCGACATCGGCGCGCTGGTCAAAGGCATCATCTGTCACGACGAATTCTACGCCACCGAAGCCGCCCCGGCACCGTACACCGCGACGACGAAGAAATCGGTGAAATGGCCGGTGGATTACGTCATGAGCACCCTGCGGCTGCTGGGCGTGCGGCCGTACGCTGTCGATTTCGCCATTCGAGGAGGATCTTATGCTGATGTGGTCGATCACATGGACGCGATGGGCCAGTTGCTGCTCGAACCACCGAGTGTATTCGGATGGGATTGGGAAACCTCATGGGTGAGCAGTACCACCCTGTTGGCCCGCTGCACCTTCGCTCGCGACGTGGTTGCCGCACGCGATCGCAACGTCTACGGCTTCCGTCCCGAGCTGATCAAAATCAGCCTCTCACCTAAGGTGTTCTTGATCGATCTCACCGACCCGACGGATATTCTCACCAATGCCGCCAAGTATCTGGGCATCGACGATCAACTCTCGACCGATGATGTCGCCGCGCTGGTGACCTATCTGCGCGATGATGGCCAAGGCGGCCAGTACACGACTCTCGACCTACACGATTACAACATCCGCAACACCAAGCTGTACGGCCTGTTCGGCATCCTTCTTCAATCCCCCGCCTACCAGATCCACTAG